The genomic window TCTACTTCCCAAAATTGTGCTAATAATTCTGCCTGTTCTAAACTATCTGCTTCGAGAATACGCTTAATTAATCCTGAAGCGTGAGTATGTATTAACCATTCTAATTCGGTATCACTGGCTTTAGTTAATGCTGAACCTGGATATAAATATAAAATAGTTAGACTTCTTTTGTGATTAACTTTGGCTAAGCTAAATAATAATGATTCTTTCGTTATTGGTAAAGTTAATATACCATCAGCTTTTTTGCCTAAATCTTTAATCTTTTCTGATGGTTCAATAGTTAAAATTATAGGAATATGTTTAGTTTGCTTATCTGACTTTAATAAAGTTAATACATCCCAATTAGCTAGAAATGATATCGAAGGATTTAAGAAGATAAAATCAGGTTTGATTAAACGTGCTTTATCTATTGCTTCTGTACCAGTTCTAGCGATAATTGCTTGAGTCTTAATACTGTTGAGTAATTGGGTTATTTCTTTTAAATAAGTTGGATTATCTTCTACTAATAAAACTAGATTATTGCCATCATTATTATCGGTAGGAAGTAAAATTGTAAAACTACTTCCCTTATCTTCTGTAGATAAAAAGGTCAAATCTCCACCATGAAGTTCAGTTAAACGTTGAGTTAAGATTAAACCGAGACCTTTGGTTGTTGGTTGATTAATTATCTGATTAGGTGGATGATATTTTTGTAAAATCATCTTTTGTGACTCTCTAGGAATACCCATACCTGTATCCCAAACCGTAAAAGCTAACCAATTCCTCCATAAATTAACTCTTAAACCGATTTGTTGTCCTGGTGGAGTAAATTTAATACTATTATCTAGTAAATGGATTAACATTTGACGTAAGCGTAAACTATCTGCTTGGATATTTTTAATATTTGTTTCGATTACTAGGGATAATTCTAGGTTTGCTTCAGTTAATTTGGCTTGAATTTCTCTAGCGGTTTGTTCGCAAATAGTCTGGAGATTGACTAAGTCTAAATTTATCTCTAATTCACCACTTTGTAAACGACTTAAATCTAGTAATTCATTGACTAGATTCATAATTCTTTGTCCACTTTGATAAATCAATTCTACATAACGAGATTGTCGAGGGTTTAATGTTCCTAACTTTTGTTCTTTGAGCAAATTAGATAAGCCAATAATCGAAGTCAGTGGAGATTTGAGATCGTGAGTAATACCAGAGACAAACTCATCTTTAAGACGATTTGAGGCTAATTCTTGTTGTAAATGATTAGCTAATACTAACCATACTAGTTTTTCAGTATTTGTATCAGCAGGAGTTAAGTCTAATCTATCGAGGGGAACTTGACAAAATTCCCAATTATATTCTCTAGTAGCAACTAGAGTCGGTTGTGGTAAAGTTTGGGGGGGAAATTTATTAATATAATCAGGGTTAAGTCTTTCAGGAATATAATCCCCAATTTGTTGTCGCCATTGATCATTCTGAGCTAAAATTCTACCTTGCTCTGTTTGCAGCATAACAGGTAGGGGCAATTTTTCTAAGAGGTTTAAGAGATTTTGTTCAGGGAGATTGTGTAGAGCGATCGCTTTAAATATTTTACCTTGATTAAGGATACCCAACAAATGATTATTTTCATCTACTAAAGCAAAACAGTAACTATCTCCTAACTCTAGATGATATCCAAAATGAGTATAATAGTTGAGAAAACTCATTTTACTTGGTAAAATAGTTATCGGTTCAATTAAAGAATTTATTTCTCCTGGAGTTAAACTCAGAGATTGACGTTGTAAACATCTAGCTAGTAGGGAGCGAGCGTAGATTATACCTAGGGGATATCTTTCTTGGTTAACTACAACCGCTTGATTTATTCCCCCCGCAAAAATCTGGTTAAGTTGCTTACAGTCAATATCTCTGGTTATCTCTACCACTGGATCGAGAAAATCTTGGAGACTAAAAACAGGATTAGACATAAGGTGTATGATCAAACTGACAGAACAAGCCTTACTCTCTAAGATACAACATTTATTAAGAATGAGGGATGTCAGATACAATCAGTTTAATTACTCATATTGGGAAAAATCGCGATTATTTATTAATAGTCTTACATCGAGACAACCAAGGTTGGCTATTTCGTTTAGTCAGTAAACAAGGTATAATACTACAAGAACAAATAGGTTATGCAGATGCGATCGCCGCAGAAGCAGAAGGTAAACAATGGTTAGCAAGTTATCTAGATAAAGCTTAAGAGAAGTTTACAAATAAACCTGTAATTAAATTATTCAAGCTAAAATGAAAATATACATATTACTAGGCAATGTATGCAAAATACGATGAATCTTTGGCTAGTAGCAGGAGCAATACTCTGTGTAATGGAGTTTTTCTTACCAACTGAATTTATTGTCCTACTGTTGGGGCTAAGTGCTATAGTAGTAGGTTTACTGTCAGGGTGGCTGAGTTCTTTTCCATTACAGGTTGTCCTGTGGTTATTTCTTTCTATAACAGGAGTATGGTTACTTCAACGTTTTTATACTCCTCCTAAAAATATTCTTACCAGGGGAGATGATGTAGAAGCAGAAACTCTTACTAGTATAGCTCCTGGAGAAGAAGGAAGAGTTCTCTATGAGGGTAACTCCTGGAGAGCAAAAGCCGTTGATAGATCACAAGAGATAGCACCTCATGAAAAAGTTTATGTAGTACGTAGAGAAGGAAATACTTTGATTGTAGCTTCCGAAAAAATGTTAAAAGATTAGAGGTGGATTAATTATGCAAGGATTATTTGGATTTGTAGTTTTTCTGGCTTTAGCGGGAGGAGGAGCAATAGCATCCTCAGTGAGAATCATTAGTGAAAAAAACGAGTGTTTGGTAGAAAGATTAGGAAGTTATAACAAAAAACTAGAACCAGGTTTAAATTTTCTTACTCCTGTACTTGATAGAGTAGTTTATCAAGACACAATCAAAGAAAAAGTTTTAGATATACCAGCTCAAACCTGTATCACTCGGGATAACGTATCTATAACCGTAGATGCAGTAGTCTATTGGCGGATTATGGATATGTATAAATCCTACTATAAGGTGGAAAATCTCCGCGAAGCGATCGTTAACCTGGTTTTAACTCAAATACGCTCAGAAATGGGTCAATTAGAATTAGACCAAACCTTTACTGCACGTTCAGAAATCAACGAAATTTTACTCAGAGAATTAGATATAGCAACGGATCCTTGGGGAGTAAAGGTAACTAGAGTAGAATTGAGAGATATTATGCCCTCTAGAGCTGTACAAGAATCCATGGAATTACAAATGGCAGCAGAAAGGAAAAAAAGAGCGGCTATCTTAACCTCAGAA from Gloeocapsa sp. DLM2.Bin57 includes these protein-coding regions:
- a CDS encoding response regulator, whose amino-acid sequence is MSNPVFSLQDFLDPVVEITRDIDCKQLNQIFAGGINQAVVVNQERYPLGIIYARSLLARCLQRQSLSLTPGEINSLIEPITILPSKMSFLNYYTHFGYHLELGDSYCFALVDENNHLLGILNQGKIFKAIALHNLPEQNLLNLLEKLPLPVMLQTEQGRILAQNDQWRQQIGDYIPERLNPDYINKFPPQTLPQPTLVATREYNWEFCQVPLDRLDLTPADTNTEKLVWLVLANHLQQELASNRLKDEFVSGITHDLKSPLTSIIGLSNLLKEQKLGTLNPRQSRYVELIYQSGQRIMNLVNELLDLSRLQSGELEINLDLVNLQTICEQTAREIQAKLTEANLELSLVIETNIKNIQADSLRLRQMLIHLLDNSIKFTPPGQQIGLRVNLWRNWLAFTVWDTGMGIPRESQKMILQKYHPPNQIINQPTTKGLGLILTQRLTELHGGDLTFLSTEDKGSSFTILLPTDNNDGNNLVLLVEDNPTYLKEITQLLNSIKTQAIIARTGTEAIDKARLIKPDFIFLNPSISFLANWDVLTLLKSDKQTKHIPIILTIEPSEKIKDLGKKADGILTLPITKESLLFSLAKVNHKRSLTILYLYPGSALTKASDTELEWLIHTHASGLIKRILEADSLEQAELLAQFWEVDAIVFNGSLLNNRELELKELREMEVLARLPLITLDNETTKVANQISGLQVFPCLIPPEEENLDYLLEVIEIAVGIK
- a CDS encoding NfeD family protein — translated: MQNTMNLWLVAGAILCVMEFFLPTEFIVLLLGLSAIVVGLLSGWLSSFPLQVVLWLFLSITGVWLLQRFYTPPKNILTRGDDVEAETLTSIAPGEEGRVLYEGNSWRAKAVDRSQEIAPHEKVYVVRREGNTLIVASEKMLKD
- a CDS encoding SPFH/Band 7/PHB domain protein; the protein is MQGLFGFVVFLALAGGGAIASSVRIISEKNECLVERLGSYNKKLEPGLNFLTPVLDRVVYQDTIKEKVLDIPAQTCITRDNVSITVDAVVYWRIMDMYKSYYKVENLREAIVNLVLTQIRSEMGQLELDQTFTARSEINEILLRELDIATDPWGVKVTRVELRDIMPSRAVQESMELQMAAERKKRAAILTSEGERDSAINSAKGRAEAQVLEAEADKKALILRAEANQQEQVLKAQATAEAVQTVMKALAGDRQATQAVQFLLAQKYIEMGQIIGSSESSKVMFMDPNSILASLEGMKAIVTETQADNRSSLTSDLEKLDRTWGERK